The genome window ATGAAAGCGAGGTTGACCATCGGCAGGAAGACGAGGATGGCGAGAAAGCCCGTCAGGCTGCGGTCCTGCAGTCGCTTGATGACCAGTGCCAGCTCCACCCACTGAAAGGCGATCAGCATGATCGGCATCAGGGGGTTCGACTGAATGAAGGCCGACATCGCGTCCTGCAGCGGTGTTTCCGGCGTGATCTGCGCGTCACGCAGCCAGACGGTGATCGCGATGGCGAAAAACGTCCAGATCAGCACGAAGGAGAGCCAGTAGGGCTCGCGCGAGATGCGACCGATGGGATTGAAGAACAGCCAGACCAGGCTGAGAGGTCCGGGGTGGGGAACGGGTGCGGACATTGGGTCCCTTGCGCAAGCGGGCGTGTGCCGGGGCGGGCGGCGGCCTTCCGGTCACTCCATCAGTTAGGCTGTCCGCCGACGGCAATCAACCCGTTGGCGGTTGCAACGTTGTGCGGTTCAGGTCTTTAGGGTCAGGACCTGTTGCTATGACTGCGATGGTCGGAGCGGATTTGTGCGGATACGAGGAGCAAGCCCGCAGGAAGGCTGGAGCCTTTCAAGGGATTGCGACATGGTATCCCGTGCGGATCCGCCCGATCCGAAGGACGCTCGAGCTGACGTCGACCTGCGGCGTCAAAGCCCTCGACCGGGGGGACGGTCCCGCCCTTCGGGCTTTTCCTTGCATCTCTCGTCATCTCGAACGCCATTTCAGTCATGGCAACAGGTCCTGACCCTAAGCCGTCCGTAGTGGATGACCTCGTCGGTTGAGCGATCCGCGGGGGTTTTGAGTGACCGATGAAAACGCCCATGCCTTGCACGCAGCCCTGGCGCGCAGACCGACTGGCGACGACAATCGGCCACCGGCGTGTCGCCTGACATGGCAAGTGCTTTATCGCGTGTTAAGGCGTGATTAGCGGAACGGTGGTAATCCCTTTAGTGGGAGGAATACGGTGTGCCAATAAGGTGCCCCCAAGCGCTCGAATCCGCCCGCCGGACCGACAAACGAACAGGAATC of Stappia sp. ES.058 contains these proteins:
- a CDS encoding DUF805 domain-containing protein, with the protein product MSAPVPHPGPLSLVWLFFNPIGRISREPYWLSFVLIWTFFAIAITVWLRDAQITPETPLQDAMSAFIQSNPLMPIMLIAFQWVELALVIKRLQDRSLTGFLAILVFLPMVNLAFIVGLGLIPGQDGPNAYGPGPNSRWKRPT